From one Magnetofaba australis IT-1 genomic stretch:
- a CDS encoding polysaccharide deacetylase family protein produces the protein MLRNLLRAIYRSKPVQSIRLPKPLLHWLLADATLVLIYHEISDAPSPFHARHDLNHAPDVFATQLQALHEAGFYFCSLRDMQRGDYRRPAVFVTFDDGAPGFFDNAIPILRRHGAHAINFLNASIQDGAVFHSALTSWLCANRPDFIAHLAAAYGPDWDATKQSLPFLFATPELTQAYLDAHDRAAIERSVRADYGPGGAWEQIQRHQELSIIHYGNHTYTHANAAAVSPEFLAQDVARNQERLDALPQGTRWFSYPYGQPALCYNEATHTVIRNCGQERLFESSGRIHTGPVDGLIHRFATPTLPQSESGFLLWLAIKMAAQRWRSRRAD, from the coding sequence GTGCTTCGCAATCTGCTGCGCGCGATCTATCGCTCCAAACCGGTGCAGAGCATCCGCCTGCCCAAGCCTCTGCTGCATTGGCTGCTGGCCGACGCCACCCTGGTGCTCATCTACCATGAGATCAGCGACGCCCCCAGCCCGTTTCACGCCCGCCACGACCTCAACCACGCCCCTGACGTGTTCGCCACGCAACTGCAGGCGTTGCACGAGGCGGGATTCTACTTCTGCTCCCTGCGCGACATGCAGCGCGGCGACTATCGCCGCCCGGCGGTGTTCGTCACCTTCGACGACGGCGCTCCAGGATTCTTCGACAACGCCATCCCCATCCTGCGGCGCCACGGCGCCCACGCCATCAACTTCCTCAACGCCAGCATTCAAGATGGCGCGGTGTTTCACTCGGCGCTCACCAGTTGGTTGTGCGCCAACCGTCCCGACTTTATCGCCCATCTGGCCGCCGCCTATGGCCCCGATTGGGACGCGACCAAACAGAGTCTGCCGTTTCTGTTCGCCACCCCGGAGTTGACCCAAGCCTACCTCGATGCCCACGACCGCGCCGCCATTGAGCGCAGCGTGCGCGCCGACTATGGGCCGGGCGGAGCGTGGGAGCAGATCCAGCGCCATCAGGAGCTGTCGATCATCCACTACGGCAATCACACCTACACTCACGCCAACGCCGCTGCGGTCTCCCCCGAGTTCCTGGCGCAAGACGTAGCGCGCAACCAGGAGCGGCTCGACGCCCTGCCGCAAGGCACGCGCTGGTTCAGCTATCCGTATGGCCAACCGGCGCTTTGCTACAACGAAGCGACTCATACCGTCATACGCAATTGTGGCCAGGAGCGCCTGTTCGAATCCAGCGGACGGATTCATACCGGCCCGGTTGATGGACTCATCCACCGTTTCGCCACGCCTACGCTGCCGCAGAGTGAGAGCGGCTTTCTGTTGTGGTTGGCGATCAAAATGGCGGCACAGCGCTGGCGCTCCCGGCGCGCCGACTAA